From one Halothece sp. PCC 7418 genomic stretch:
- a CDS encoding phospholipase D-like domain-containing protein: MKIKSKLHGNFSRLPQPDTHPETISLEELSQTIKTIAVKHHCRHLQQVYNHFGLDFLPQTTVRELFALETSLFNLPPSSYPLSSPCWYRYQFQIQETNDILDLSPDDPQLPSWKPQQTTQEGYYQITLEDNKTADLPPKIIQYLRRSAIAQWEKLSPSQQLASIYMSLQTGKPCLETHHLQLWLNLEEVSSLVKASIKIIQNQQDIYSVATPIRELVLQYLPPSSRNIPQTLSPQPREDVRQTDFLIGRRKHRQEIEKLISNADQFLLISSYIIEDETITNLICEKATQLPQGVWILTDLREEVIDSIDTQTETDSSSYEESNRRKKTCLRQLLNHNVSIRSGKFHLKTYISEKEAYLGSCNLTGGSLDFNLEAGIFTCHPPLHQNLIDLFQQFWETRSKDQVIPLKQGDGFYLHSLSSQTTKITSDHFLTPQQYEEDLMRQLQKQNDSITIYTRRFSPSPQLAGLLRYSQPNIFVNEVWRDRIRNFPQHTIPHLHAKVTILGNRVAYLGGVNFTFSSESNAFVDLMYKTTSLAEINSIRQQLRRK; this comes from the coding sequence ATGAAAATCAAATCCAAACTTCACGGTAACTTCTCTCGTCTCCCCCAACCAGACACCCATCCTGAAACCATATCTCTAGAAGAATTATCTCAAACCATTAAAACCATCGCAGTTAAACATCACTGTCGTCACCTCCAACAAGTCTATAACCATTTCGGTTTAGACTTCCTTCCCCAAACCACTGTTAGAGAATTGTTTGCTTTAGAAACATCTCTGTTTAATCTTCCTCCTTCTTCCTATCCCTTATCTTCTCCCTGTTGGTATCGCTATCAATTTCAAATTCAGGAAACCAATGACATCCTAGATTTATCTCCAGATGATCCGCAGCTTCCCAGTTGGAAACCCCAACAGACAACACAAGAAGGATATTATCAGATAACGCTAGAGGATAACAAAACGGCTGATCTTCCTCCTAAGATTATCCAATATTTGAGAAGAAGCGCGATCGCGCAATGGGAAAAATTATCTCCCTCTCAACAACTCGCATCTATATATATGTCACTCCAGACGGGAAAACCTTGTTTAGAAACCCATCATCTCCAACTCTGGTTAAACCTTGAGGAAGTCTCTTCTCTAGTAAAAGCATCTATCAAGATCATCCAAAACCAACAAGATATCTATTCCGTCGCAACACCCATCCGAGAATTAGTCTTACAATATCTTCCTCCTTCCTCTCGCAATATTCCCCAGACTCTCTCCCCTCAACCCAGAGAAGATGTCAGACAAACCGACTTTCTCATCGGAAGACGGAAACATCGTCAGGAAATTGAAAAACTAATCTCCAACGCAGATCAATTTCTCCTCATCTCCAGTTACATCATCGAAGACGAAACCATTACTAACTTGATTTGTGAGAAAGCGACACAACTTCCTCAGGGAGTCTGGATACTCACTGACTTGAGAGAAGAAGTCATCGACTCCATAGACACCCAAACCGAAACCGACTCCTCATCTTATGAAGAGAGTAACCGTCGCAAAAAAACTTGTCTCCGTCAACTTCTCAATCATAATGTCTCCATCCGAAGTGGAAAGTTTCACCTGAAAACATACATCTCCGAAAAAGAAGCATATCTCGGATCATGTAATCTCACAGGAGGGAGTCTCGACTTTAACTTAGAAGCGGGTATCTTTACCTGTCATCCTCCATTACATCAAAACTTAATCGATCTGTTTCAGCAATTTTGGGAAACTCGGAGTAAAGATCAAGTCATTCCCTTGAAACAAGGAGACGGGTTTTATCTCCATTCCCTCTCCTCCCAGACAACAAAAATAACATCAGATCATTTTCTCACCCCACAACAATATGAAGAAGACTTAATGCGTCAACTCCAGAAACAAAATGATTCTATCACCATCTACACTCGTCGGTTTTCTCCCTCTCCCCAACTCGCGGGATTACTTCGTTATTCTCAACCCAACATTTTTGTCAATGAAGTCTGGAGAGACAGAATCAGAAATTTCCCCCAACACACCATCCCCCATTTACACGCAAAAGTAACTATTCTCGGAAACCGTGTCGCTTATCTCGGTGGAGTAAACTTTACCTTCTCTAGTGAGAGTAACGCTTTTGTTGATCTCATGTATAAGACAACCTCTCTCGCTGAAATTAATTCTATCCGTCAGCAACTTCGTAGAAAGTAG